The following proteins come from a genomic window of Ictalurus furcatus strain D&B chromosome 12, Billie_1.0, whole genome shotgun sequence:
- the nxph1 gene encoding neurexophilin-1, protein MAGSLRSGKRMRAACWCAVFLLTPALCLVSSVDGSIPGKSELLKSGSPKSTLKHIWTESTKDLSISRLLSQTLNGKENATALDLRYDTPEPYSEWDLWDWLRNATELQDSRPRAKRRPMVKTGKFKKMFGWGDFHSNIKTVKLNLLITGKIVDHGNGTFSVYFRHNSTGQGNVSVSLVPPTKIVEFDVTAQQSVIDAKDSKSFNCRIEYEKVEKGSKNTLCNYDPSKTCFQEQTQSHVSWLCSKPFKVICIYISFYSTDYKLVQKVCPDYNYHSDTPYFPSG, encoded by the coding sequence GTTTCAAGTGTTGATGGTTCCATCCCAGGGAAGTCGGAGCTACTTAAGTCAGGGAGCCCCAAATCGACATTAAAGCACATATGGACAGAAAGCACCAAGGACTTGTCCATCAGTCGTCTGCTGTCACAGACTCTGAATGGGAAGGAGAATGCCACAGCCCTGGATCTTCGCTATGACACACCAGAGCCCTATTCAGAATGGGACTTATGGGACTGGCTGAGGAATGCCACCGAACTCCAGGACTCGAGGCCCAGGGCCAAACGGCGGCCCATGGTCAAGACAGGAAAATTCAAGAAGATGTTCGGATGGGGAGACTTCCACTCCAACATCAAGACAGTCAAGCTCAACCTTCTCATCACCGGCAAGATTGTCGACCATGGCAATGGTACCTTCAGCGTTTATTTCCGCCACAACTCAACAGGCCAGGGCAATGTATCCGTCAGTCTAGTGCCGCCAACCAAGATCGTGGAGTTTGATGTGACAGCGCAGCAGTCAGTCATTGATGCCAAGGACTCCAAGTCCTTCAACTGCCGCATTGAGTATGAGAAAGTTGAGAAGGGCTCCAAGAACACGCTGTGCAACTATGACCCATCCAAGACGTGCTTCCAGGAGCAGACACAGAGTCATGTCTCCTGGCTCTGCTCAAAGCCCTTCAAAGTCATCTGCATCTACATCTCCTTCTACAGCACCGACTACAAGCTGGTGCAGAAAGTCTGCCCGGACTATAATTACCACAGCGACACTCCCTACTTCCCCTCGGGCTGA